Proteins encoded within one genomic window of Anopheles gambiae chromosome 3, idAnoGambNW_F1_1, whole genome shotgun sequence:
- the LOC1275337 gene encoding probable elongation factor 1-beta produces the protein MAFGDVKTANGLKELDKFLADHSYVEGYAPSKADLSVFDALGKAPAATHVHALRWYNHIASFNAKERSEWGGQALPQVAGGKPTVAAAPAGGDDDDDVDLFGSEDEEESAEAAKLKEERLAAYNAKKSKKPALIAKSSIILDVKPWDDETDMKEMEKNVRSIEMDGLLWGAAKLVPVGYGIQKLQICCVIEDDKVSVDLLTETIQEFEDYVQSVDIAAFNKI, from the exons ATGGCATTCGGAGATGTTAAGACCGCCAACGGACTGAAGGAATTGGACAAATTCCTGGCTGATCACAGCTATGTCGAAGG ATACGCTCCATCGAAGGCTGATCTGTCCGTGTTCGATGCCCTGGGCAAAGCTCCCGCCGCTACCCATGTGCACGCGCTGCGCTGGTACAACCACATCGCATCGTTCAACGCTAAGGAGCGCTCGGAATGGGGCGGTCAGGCCCTGCCACAGGTAGCCGGCGGCAAGCCGACTGTCGCCGCCGCACCGGCCGGCggagacgatgatgatgatgtggatCTGTTCGGATCGGAGGATGAGGAAGAGAGCGCCGAGGCGGCCAAACTGAAGGAAGAGCGCCTGGCGGCATACAATGCAAAGAAGTCGAAGAAACCTGCCCTCATCGCCAAGAGCTCCATCATTTTGGACGTCAAACCGTGGGATGACGAAACCGACATGAAGGAAATGGAGAAGAACGTACGCAGCATCGAGATGGACGGACTGTTGTGGGGAGCGGCCAAGCTCGTACCGGTCGGCTATGGCATCCAGAAGCTGCAGATCTGCTGCGTTATCGAGGACGACAAGGTTTCGGTCGATCTGCTGACGGAGACGATTCAGGAGTTCGAGGATTACGTACAGTCTGTGGACATTGCCGCATTCAACAAGAtctaa